A genomic stretch from Gammaproteobacteria bacterium includes:
- a CDS encoding hydrogen peroxide-inducible genes activator, which produces MTLTELRYVLAVARFQHFGRAAQYCHVSQPTLSVGIQKLEDRLGLTIFHRSRSGVQLTAEGEEVVRRAQQIVEMADNLRAWSRNTAQTQSGLLRLGGIFTVTPYLLPALIPKLRQTLPDVPLRLDEDYTANLRRKLRRGELDVIIVARPFEEPDCTIIDLYDEDFIAVVPKAHPLAKVEQLTLDEMAKHRLLLLGPGHCFRDQILALCPQCQSAVDDELDEVIQGSSLATLTHMVTSGIGVTVLPATAQNQHEHSGDLLCFKQFAAPVPRRRVCLVYRHSFARHAVAEKLAQIIRQLRLPGTSAVTQA; this is translated from the coding sequence ATGACCTTAACAGAACTGCGTTATGTGCTTGCTGTCGCGCGCTTTCAGCATTTTGGTCGGGCTGCACAGTATTGTCATGTTAGTCAACCGACCTTAAGCGTGGGCATTCAAAAACTTGAAGACAGGCTCGGGCTCACGATCTTTCACCGTAGTCGTAGCGGCGTTCAGCTCACGGCGGAAGGCGAAGAAGTGGTGCGTCGTGCCCAGCAGATAGTGGAAATGGCGGACAACCTTAGAGCATGGAGTCGCAACACAGCACAAACACAATCTGGCTTGCTCCGACTAGGCGGCATTTTTACCGTCACCCCTTACTTGTTGCCCGCGCTCATTCCTAAGCTGCGTCAAACACTACCAGACGTCCCGTTACGCTTGGATGAAGACTATACTGCCAACCTACGGCGTAAGCTGCGTCGGGGCGAATTAGATGTCATTATCGTCGCTCGCCCTTTTGAAGAACCTGATTGCACCATCATTGATTTATATGACGAAGACTTCATCGCCGTCGTGCCCAAGGCGCATCCATTGGCCAAAGTCGAACAGCTTACATTGGACGAAATGGCTAAGCATCGGCTGCTGCTGCTTGGACCCGGCCATTGTTTTCGGGATCAAATTCTTGCCCTCTGCCCACAGTGCCAGAGCGCCGTTGATGATGAGCTTGACGAAGTGATACAAGGCAGCTCGCTGGCCACCCTGACTCATATGGTCACCTCAGGCATCGGTGTGACCGTGCTCCCGGCGACGGCCCAAAATCAGCATGAGCACTCAGGGGACTTGCTATGTTTTAAACAATTTGCCGCCCCTGTGCCTCGACGCCGTGTCTGCCTGGTCTATCGTCACTCGTTCGCTCGACACGCCGTCGCTGAAAAACTGGCGCAAATCATACGTCAACTTCGGCTTCCCGGAACCAGTGCGGTCACACAAGCATGA